In a genomic window of Cataglyphis hispanica isolate Lineage 1 chromosome 18, ULB_Chis1_1.0, whole genome shotgun sequence:
- the LOC126856443 gene encoding zinc finger protein 271-like isoform X3: MAKSNSSFELNKSEKMEIAAISKLYNDMIYTCPNCNIDLMILIKSNPDDCNYAFQISLAIVDQMEKSMERNIQTCDDTIELVNTCIKTNIEDDLHDSSLNQCIVNDTLNDKEQNISKIDENLSILQEDINHVDTCITFQKNDILQRLNKSTKRKLIENISCETPIKSQKLEMRLDATNIILDNDYGVNILIKDENLNDGIGENVEWLSEINFKEGNNTVYTVEVEKDHINENGIKYDDIDNKSCPKIVCNLCGARYLSQLKYEFHMERHKSDKMDRYVCTVCDKEASSENLLWDHYFHTHKSSMRYACTQCGKMFTKKPRLNGHQKRHKHFGIKEIHFEMGTDEITVNQAQKAIAVEIQGRVAANCSLCGKLITDLDPDAINDLATCAACEDSTLSLMVDGNEMKVISPRQYHCSKCPKHFVRKERLEFHEMRHNENMNEFICSTCGKEFSAENSLYEHYLFVHKGARPHICEQCGKSFQLKARLKEHHRTHTGERPYQCDVCGLRCMTTNALKLHRKTHFSHNRYVCNICDKSFSKKQNMNEHLEKHWKNDKNVSLPQLFTCSICTEDLPTYRMLKYHMMEIHQIDRQDPLLTTQKPWYECNECHEKFKHQMSLKAHKEKVHEGKVSPIFQCDVCNATYRIKQLLINHIKSKHGGEKRYKCAQCCKGFNDTKSLYNHILLHTGRKPFTCEYCHMSFRRKDSRDHHRRKHTGEQPYQCSDCGQSFSTYNNRSKHRKKEHGEGEIECPECGEKCSSQQEIRIHLNKHLGEKLTKLQCV; the protein is encoded by the coding sequence ATGGCAAAGAGTAATTCTTCATTTGAGCtcaataaaagtgaaaaaatggaaattgcagcaatttccaaattatataatgatatgatatatacatgtcCAAATTGCAATATAGATTTAATGATACTTATAAAAAGCAACCCTGATGATTGTAATTATGCATTTCAAATTTCATTGGCCATAGTAGACCAAATGGAAAAATCAATGGAAAGAAATATCCAAACCTGTGATGATACAATAGAACTTGTTAATACTtgcataaaaacaaatatagaaGATGATTTGCATGATTCATCATTGAATCAATGTATTGTCAACGATACATTGAATGATAAGGAACAAAACATCAGCAAAAtagatgaaaatttatcaatactaCAAGAAGACATAAATCATGTTGATACTTGCAttacatttcaaaaaaatgatatattacagCGACTAAACAAAAgtacaaaaagaaaacttatcgaaaatatttcttgtgaaACACCTATTAAATCACAAAAACTAGAAATGAGATTAGATGCAACAAACATTATATTGGATAATGATTATGGTGTCAATATCTTGATAAAAGATGAGAATCTAAACGATGGAATAGGTGAAAATGTGGAATGGCTTAGTGAAATAAACTTCAAAGAAGGGAATAATACAGTGTATACAGTGGAAGTTGAAAAAGATCACATTAATGAAAAtggtataaaatatgatgatatCGATAATAAGAGCTGtccaaaaattgtatgtaatttatgtGGAGCTCGTTATCTTTCACAATTAAAATACGAGTTTCACATGGAGAGGCACAAGTCAGACAAAATGGATAGATATGTCTGCACAGTATGTGACAAAGAAGCTAGCAGCGAGAATTTATTGTGGGATCACTATTTCCATACACATAAAAGCTCGATGCGATATGCTTGCACACAATGTGGTAAGATGTTCACGAAAAAACCAAGATTAAATGGCCACCAAAAGAGACATAAACACTTTGGTATCAAAGAGATACATTTTGAGATGGGCACAGATGAAATAACTGTCAATCAGGCACAGAAGGCTATCGCGGTCGAAATACAGGGGCGAGTTGCCGCAAATTGTAGTCTCTgtggaaaattaataacagatTTAGATCCGGATGCTATCAACGATTTAGCGACATGCGCAGCCTGCGAGGATTCCACTTTATCGCTGATGGTCGATGGAAACGAAATGAAAGTGATCTCGCCGCGGCAGTACCATTGCTCGAAATGCCCTAAACATTTTGTGCGCAAAGAGAGACTTGAGTTCCATGAAATGAGACACAATGAAAACATGAATGAATTTATCTGCAGCACATGTGGCAAGGAGTTTAGTGCAGAAAACTCTTTGTATGAGCATTATCTTTTTGTACACAAAGGGGCTAGGCCGCACATCTGTGAGCAGTGTGGCAAGTCGTTTCAGTTGAAGGCACGATTGAAGGAACATCATCGCACACATACAGGCGAGAGACCTTATCAATGCGACGTATGCGGCCTACGCTGCATGACTACTAATGCACTCAAACTCCACAGAAAAACTCATTTCTCCCATAATCGCTATGTttgtaatatatgtgataagTCCTTCAGCAAAAAGCAGAACATGAACGAACATTTGGAAAAGCATtggaaaaacgataaaaatgtatcgcTGCCGCAATTGTTTACATGTTCGATATGTACCGAAGATCTTCCGACCTATCGTATGTTGAAATATCACATGATGGAGATTCATCAGATCGACCGCCAAGATCCCTTACTAACAACACAAAAACCATGGTATGAATGCAACGAATgtcatgaaaaattcaaacatcAAATGTCGCTCAAGGCACACAAAGAAAAGGTACACGAGGGCAAGGTCAGCCCAATATTCCAATGCGATGTATGCAACGCTACTTATAGAATCAAACAGCTGCTGATAAATCACATCAAAAGCAAGCATGGTGGTGAGAAGCGATACAAATGTGCGCAATGTTGCAAAGGATTCAATGATACTAAATCATTGTACaatcacattttattacacacTGGTAGGAAGCCATTTACTTGTGAATATTGTCACATGAGCTTCAGGCGAAAAGACTCCAGGGACCACCATCGCCGTAAGCATACAGGTGAGCAGCCTTACCAATGCTCGGATTGTGGGCAATCGTTTTCTACCTATAACAATCGTTCAAAACATCGCAAGAAGGAACACGGAGAAGGCGAAATTGAGTGTCCAGAGTGTGGAGAAAAATGCAGCAGTCAACAAGAAATCAGAATTCATCTAAATAAGCATCTTGGTGAAAAATTGACGAAATTACAATGTGTATAA
- the LOC126856443 gene encoding zinc finger protein 271-like isoform X2 — protein MSNDSMICRLCGIKHELTNSKYIFDEATNLMQKINDTLPIKISQDDHSKNICLDCYERVTTHYDFIQNVLENSKENDQMEKSMERNIQTCDDTIELVNTCIKTNIEDDLHDSSLNQCIVNDTLNDKEQNISKIDENLSILQEDINHVDTCITFQKNDILQRLNKSTKRKLIENISCETPIKSQKLEMRLDATNIILDNDYGVNILIKDENLNDGIGENVEWLSEINFKEGNNTVYTVEVEKDHINENGIKYDDIDNKSCPKIVCNLCGARYLSQLKYEFHMERHKSDKMDRYVCTVCDKEASSENLLWDHYFHTHKSSMRYACTQCGKMFTKKPRLNGHQKRHKHFGIKEIHFEMGTDEITVNQAQKAIAVEIQGRVAANCSLCGKLITDLDPDAINDLATCAACEDSTLSLMVDGNEMKVISPRQYHCSKCPKHFVRKERLEFHEMRHNENMNEFICSTCGKEFSAENSLYEHYLFVHKGARPHICEQCGKSFQLKARLKEHHRTHTGERPYQCDVCGLRCMTTNALKLHRKTHFSHNRYVCNICDKSFSKKQNMNEHLEKHWKNDKNVSLPQLFTCSICTEDLPTYRMLKYHMMEIHQIDRQDPLLTTQKPWYECNECHEKFKHQMSLKAHKEKVHEGKVSPIFQCDVCNATYRIKQLLINHIKSKHGGEKRYKCAQCCKGFNDTKSLYNHILLHTGRKPFTCEYCHMSFRRKDSRDHHRRKHTGEQPYQCSDCGQSFSTYNNRSKHRKKEHGEGEIECPECGEKCSSQQEIRIHLNKHLGEKLTKLQCV, from the exons atgtcaaatgatTCAATGATATGTCGTTTGTGTGGTATTAAACATGAACttacaaattcaaaatatatttttgatgaggCAACTAATTTAatgcagaaaataaatgacaCATTACCAATCAAG atttcACAGGATGATCAttccaaaaatatatgcttGGATTGTTACGAAAGAGTTACCACCCATTATGATTTTATCCAAAATGTATTGGAAAACTCAAAAGAAAACG ACCAAATGGAAAAATCAATGGAAAGAAATATCCAAACCTGTGATGATACAATAGAACTTGTTAATACTtgcataaaaacaaatatagaaGATGATTTGCATGATTCATCATTGAATCAATGTATTGTCAACGATACATTGAATGATAAGGAACAAAACATCAGCAAAAtagatgaaaatttatcaatactaCAAGAAGACATAAATCATGTTGATACTTGCAttacatttcaaaaaaatgatatattacagCGACTAAACAAAAgtacaaaaagaaaacttatcgaaaatatttcttgtgaaACACCTATTAAATCACAAAAACTAGAAATGAGATTAGATGCAACAAACATTATATTGGATAATGATTATGGTGTCAATATCTTGATAAAAGATGAGAATCTAAACGATGGAATAGGTGAAAATGTGGAATGGCTTAGTGAAATAAACTTCAAAGAAGGGAATAATACAGTGTATACAGTGGAAGTTGAAAAAGATCACATTAATGAAAAtggtataaaatatgatgatatCGATAATAAGAGCTGtccaaaaattgtatgtaatttatgtGGAGCTCGTTATCTTTCACAATTAAAATACGAGTTTCACATGGAGAGGCACAAGTCAGACAAAATGGATAGATATGTCTGCACAGTATGTGACAAAGAAGCTAGCAGCGAGAATTTATTGTGGGATCACTATTTCCATACACATAAAAGCTCGATGCGATATGCTTGCACACAATGTGGTAAGATGTTCACGAAAAAACCAAGATTAAATGGCCACCAAAAGAGACATAAACACTTTGGTATCAAAGAGATACATTTTGAGATGGGCACAGATGAAATAACTGTCAATCAGGCACAGAAGGCTATCGCGGTCGAAATACAGGGGCGAGTTGCCGCAAATTGTAGTCTCTgtggaaaattaataacagatTTAGATCCGGATGCTATCAACGATTTAGCGACATGCGCAGCCTGCGAGGATTCCACTTTATCGCTGATGGTCGATGGAAACGAAATGAAAGTGATCTCGCCGCGGCAGTACCATTGCTCGAAATGCCCTAAACATTTTGTGCGCAAAGAGAGACTTGAGTTCCATGAAATGAGACACAATGAAAACATGAATGAATTTATCTGCAGCACATGTGGCAAGGAGTTTAGTGCAGAAAACTCTTTGTATGAGCATTATCTTTTTGTACACAAAGGGGCTAGGCCGCACATCTGTGAGCAGTGTGGCAAGTCGTTTCAGTTGAAGGCACGATTGAAGGAACATCATCGCACACATACAGGCGAGAGACCTTATCAATGCGACGTATGCGGCCTACGCTGCATGACTACTAATGCACTCAAACTCCACAGAAAAACTCATTTCTCCCATAATCGCTATGTttgtaatatatgtgataagTCCTTCAGCAAAAAGCAGAACATGAACGAACATTTGGAAAAGCATtggaaaaacgataaaaatgtatcgcTGCCGCAATTGTTTACATGTTCGATATGTACCGAAGATCTTCCGACCTATCGTATGTTGAAATATCACATGATGGAGATTCATCAGATCGACCGCCAAGATCCCTTACTAACAACACAAAAACCATGGTATGAATGCAACGAATgtcatgaaaaattcaaacatcAAATGTCGCTCAAGGCACACAAAGAAAAGGTACACGAGGGCAAGGTCAGCCCAATATTCCAATGCGATGTATGCAACGCTACTTATAGAATCAAACAGCTGCTGATAAATCACATCAAAAGCAAGCATGGTGGTGAGAAGCGATACAAATGTGCGCAATGTTGCAAAGGATTCAATGATACTAAATCATTGTACaatcacattttattacacacTGGTAGGAAGCCATTTACTTGTGAATATTGTCACATGAGCTTCAGGCGAAAAGACTCCAGGGACCACCATCGCCGTAAGCATACAGGTGAGCAGCCTTACCAATGCTCGGATTGTGGGCAATCGTTTTCTACCTATAACAATCGTTCAAAACATCGCAAGAAGGAACACGGAGAAGGCGAAATTGAGTGTCCAGAGTGTGGAGAAAAATGCAGCAGTCAACAAGAAATCAGAATTCATCTAAATAAGCATCTTGGTGAAAAATTGACGAAATTACAATGTGTATAA
- the LOC126856443 gene encoding zinc finger protein 271-like isoform X1 — protein sequence MSNDSMICRLCGIKHELTNSKYIFDEATNLMQKINDTLPIKISQDDHSKNICLDCYERVTTHYDFIQNVLENSKENGNMAKSNSSFELNKSEKMEIAAISKLYNDMIYTCPNCNIDLMILIKSNPDDCNYAFQISLAIVDQMEKSMERNIQTCDDTIELVNTCIKTNIEDDLHDSSLNQCIVNDTLNDKEQNISKIDENLSILQEDINHVDTCITFQKNDILQRLNKSTKRKLIENISCETPIKSQKLEMRLDATNIILDNDYGVNILIKDENLNDGIGENVEWLSEINFKEGNNTVYTVEVEKDHINENGIKYDDIDNKSCPKIVCNLCGARYLSQLKYEFHMERHKSDKMDRYVCTVCDKEASSENLLWDHYFHTHKSSMRYACTQCGKMFTKKPRLNGHQKRHKHFGIKEIHFEMGTDEITVNQAQKAIAVEIQGRVAANCSLCGKLITDLDPDAINDLATCAACEDSTLSLMVDGNEMKVISPRQYHCSKCPKHFVRKERLEFHEMRHNENMNEFICSTCGKEFSAENSLYEHYLFVHKGARPHICEQCGKSFQLKARLKEHHRTHTGERPYQCDVCGLRCMTTNALKLHRKTHFSHNRYVCNICDKSFSKKQNMNEHLEKHWKNDKNVSLPQLFTCSICTEDLPTYRMLKYHMMEIHQIDRQDPLLTTQKPWYECNECHEKFKHQMSLKAHKEKVHEGKVSPIFQCDVCNATYRIKQLLINHIKSKHGGEKRYKCAQCCKGFNDTKSLYNHILLHTGRKPFTCEYCHMSFRRKDSRDHHRRKHTGEQPYQCSDCGQSFSTYNNRSKHRKKEHGEGEIECPECGEKCSSQQEIRIHLNKHLGEKLTKLQCV from the exons atgtcaaatgatTCAATGATATGTCGTTTGTGTGGTATTAAACATGAACttacaaattcaaaatatatttttgatgaggCAACTAATTTAatgcagaaaataaatgacaCATTACCAATCAAG atttcACAGGATGATCAttccaaaaatatatgcttGGATTGTTACGAAAGAGTTACCACCCATTATGATTTTATCCAAAATGTATTGGAAAACTCAAAAGAAAACGGTAATATGGCAAAGAGTAATTCTTCATTTGAGCtcaataaaagtgaaaaaatggaaattgcagcaatttccaaattatataatgatatgatatatacatgtcCAAATTGCAATATAGATTTAATGATACTTATAAAAAGCAACCCTGATGATTGTAATTATGCATTTCAAATTTCATTGGCCATAGTAGACCAAATGGAAAAATCAATGGAAAGAAATATCCAAACCTGTGATGATACAATAGAACTTGTTAATACTtgcataaaaacaaatatagaaGATGATTTGCATGATTCATCATTGAATCAATGTATTGTCAACGATACATTGAATGATAAGGAACAAAACATCAGCAAAAtagatgaaaatttatcaatactaCAAGAAGACATAAATCATGTTGATACTTGCAttacatttcaaaaaaatgatatattacagCGACTAAACAAAAgtacaaaaagaaaacttatcgaaaatatttcttgtgaaACACCTATTAAATCACAAAAACTAGAAATGAGATTAGATGCAACAAACATTATATTGGATAATGATTATGGTGTCAATATCTTGATAAAAGATGAGAATCTAAACGATGGAATAGGTGAAAATGTGGAATGGCTTAGTGAAATAAACTTCAAAGAAGGGAATAATACAGTGTATACAGTGGAAGTTGAAAAAGATCACATTAATGAAAAtggtataaaatatgatgatatCGATAATAAGAGCTGtccaaaaattgtatgtaatttatgtGGAGCTCGTTATCTTTCACAATTAAAATACGAGTTTCACATGGAGAGGCACAAGTCAGACAAAATGGATAGATATGTCTGCACAGTATGTGACAAAGAAGCTAGCAGCGAGAATTTATTGTGGGATCACTATTTCCATACACATAAAAGCTCGATGCGATATGCTTGCACACAATGTGGTAAGATGTTCACGAAAAAACCAAGATTAAATGGCCACCAAAAGAGACATAAACACTTTGGTATCAAAGAGATACATTTTGAGATGGGCACAGATGAAATAACTGTCAATCAGGCACAGAAGGCTATCGCGGTCGAAATACAGGGGCGAGTTGCCGCAAATTGTAGTCTCTgtggaaaattaataacagatTTAGATCCGGATGCTATCAACGATTTAGCGACATGCGCAGCCTGCGAGGATTCCACTTTATCGCTGATGGTCGATGGAAACGAAATGAAAGTGATCTCGCCGCGGCAGTACCATTGCTCGAAATGCCCTAAACATTTTGTGCGCAAAGAGAGACTTGAGTTCCATGAAATGAGACACAATGAAAACATGAATGAATTTATCTGCAGCACATGTGGCAAGGAGTTTAGTGCAGAAAACTCTTTGTATGAGCATTATCTTTTTGTACACAAAGGGGCTAGGCCGCACATCTGTGAGCAGTGTGGCAAGTCGTTTCAGTTGAAGGCACGATTGAAGGAACATCATCGCACACATACAGGCGAGAGACCTTATCAATGCGACGTATGCGGCCTACGCTGCATGACTACTAATGCACTCAAACTCCACAGAAAAACTCATTTCTCCCATAATCGCTATGTttgtaatatatgtgataagTCCTTCAGCAAAAAGCAGAACATGAACGAACATTTGGAAAAGCATtggaaaaacgataaaaatgtatcgcTGCCGCAATTGTTTACATGTTCGATATGTACCGAAGATCTTCCGACCTATCGTATGTTGAAATATCACATGATGGAGATTCATCAGATCGACCGCCAAGATCCCTTACTAACAACACAAAAACCATGGTATGAATGCAACGAATgtcatgaaaaattcaaacatcAAATGTCGCTCAAGGCACACAAAGAAAAGGTACACGAGGGCAAGGTCAGCCCAATATTCCAATGCGATGTATGCAACGCTACTTATAGAATCAAACAGCTGCTGATAAATCACATCAAAAGCAAGCATGGTGGTGAGAAGCGATACAAATGTGCGCAATGTTGCAAAGGATTCAATGATACTAAATCATTGTACaatcacattttattacacacTGGTAGGAAGCCATTTACTTGTGAATATTGTCACATGAGCTTCAGGCGAAAAGACTCCAGGGACCACCATCGCCGTAAGCATACAGGTGAGCAGCCTTACCAATGCTCGGATTGTGGGCAATCGTTTTCTACCTATAACAATCGTTCAAAACATCGCAAGAAGGAACACGGAGAAGGCGAAATTGAGTGTCCAGAGTGTGGAGAAAAATGCAGCAGTCAACAAGAAATCAGAATTCATCTAAATAAGCATCTTGGTGAAAAATTGACGAAATTACAATGTGTATAA